The proteins below are encoded in one region of Delphinus delphis chromosome 4, mDelDel1.2, whole genome shotgun sequence:
- the LOC132424877 gene encoding endothelin-converting enzyme 2 isoform X2, which translates to MSVALQEMSGGGNVGFRKRTRHLLGSHTQLELVLAGVSLLLAAVLLGCLVALWVQYHRDPSHSTCLTEACIRVAGKILESLDRGVSPCEDFYQFSCGGWIRRNPLPDGRSRWNTFNSLWDQNQAILKHLLENTTFNSSSEAERKTQRFYLSCLQVERIEELGAQPLRDLIDKIGGWNITGPWDQDNFMEVLKAVAGTYRATPFFTVYISADSKSSNSNVIQVDQSGLFLPSRDYYLNRTANEKVLTAYLDYMEELGMLLGGHPASTREQMQQVLELEIQLANITVPQDQRRDEEKIYHKMSIAELQALAPSMDWLEFLSFLLSPLELGDSEPVVVYGTDYLQQVSELINRTEPSVLNNYLIWNLVQKTTSSLDRRFESAQEKLLETLYGTKKSCTPRWQTCISNTDDALGFALGSLFVKATFDRQSKEIAEGMISEIRTAFEEALGQLVWMDEKTRQAAKEKADAIYDMIGFPDFILEPKELDDVYDGYEVSEDSFFQNMLNLYNFSAKVMADQLRKPPSRDQWSMTPQTVNAYYLPTKNEIVFPAGILQAPFYARNHPKALNFGGIGVVMGHELTHAFDDQGREYDKEGNLRPWWQNESLAAFRNHTACMEEQYSQYQVNGEKLNGRQTLGENIADNGGLKAAYNAYKAWLRKHGEEQQLPAVGLTNHQLFFVGFAQVWCSVRTPESSHEGLVTDPHSPARFRVLGTLANSRDFLRHFGCPVGSPMNSGLLCEVW; encoded by the exons ATGAGCGTCGCGCTGCAGGAGATGAGCGGCGGCGGCAAC GTGGGATTCCGGAAGAGGACAAGACACCTCTTGGGCTCGCACACCCAGCTGGAGCTGGTCTTGGCTGGTGTCTCTCTACTGCTGGCTGCAGTGCTTCTGGGTTGCTTGGTGGCCCTGTGGGTCCAGTACCACAGAG ACCCATCCCACAGCACTTGCCTCACGGAGGCCTGCATTCGAGTGGCTGGAAAAATCTTGGAGTCCCTGGACCGTGGGGTGAGCCCCTGTGAAGACTTTTACCAGTTCTCCTGTGGAGGCTGGATTCGGAGAAACCCTCTGCCTGATGGGCGTTCTCGCTGGAACACCTTCAACAGCCTCTGGGACCAGAACCAGGCCATACTGAAGCACCTGCTCG AAAACACCACCTTCAACTCCAGCAGTGAAGCTGAGCGGAAGACACAGCGCTTCTACCTCTCCTGCCTACAGGTGGAGCGCATTGAAGAGCTGGGAGCCCAGCCGCTGCGAGACCTCATTGACAAG ATTGGTGGTTGGAACATTACGGGGCCCTGGGACCAGGACAACTTCATGGAGGTGCTGAAGGCAGTAGCAGGGACCTACAGGGCCACCCCCTTCTTCACTGTCTACATCAGTGCCGACTCTAAGAGTTCCAACAGCAATGTTATCCAG GTGGACCAGTCTGGGCTCTTTCTGCCCTCTCGAGATTACTACCTAAACAGGACTGCCAATGAGAAA GTGCTTACCGCCTACCTGGACTACATGGAGGAGCTGGGGATGCTGCTAGGAGGACATCCAGCCTCCACGCGGGAGCAGATGCAGCAGGTGCTGGAGCTGGAGATACAACTGGCCAACATCACGGTGCCCCAGGACCAGCGGCGGGATGAGGAGAAGATCTACCACAAGATGAGCATCGCAGAGCTGCAG GCCCTGGCGCCCTCCATGGACTGGCTGGAGTTCCTGTCCTTCTTGCTGTCGCCGCTGGAGCTGGGTGATTCTGAGCCTGTGGTGGTGTATGGGACGGATTATTTGCAGCAGGTGTCAGAGCTCATCAACCGCACAGAGCCAAG TGTCCTGAACAATTACCTGATCTGGAACCTGGTACAGAAGACAACATCAAGCCTGGACCGCCGCTTTGAGTCTGCACAAGAGAAGCTGCTGGAGACCCTCTATGGCACCAAGAAG TCCTGCACACCAAGGTGGCAGACCTGCATCTCCAACACGGACGACGCCCTTGGCTTCGCTCTGGGCTCCCTCTTTGTGAAGGCCACGTTTGACCGGCAGAGTAAGGAAATT GCAGAGGGGATGATCAGCGAGATCCGGACTGCCTTTGAGGAGGCCCTGGGACAGTTGGTTTGGATGGATGAGAAGACCCGCCAGGCAGCCAAGGAGAAA GCAGATGCCATCTATGATATGATTGGTTTCCCAGACTTCATCCTGGAGCCCAAAGAGCTGGATGATGTTTATGATGGG TATGAAGTGTCTGAAGATTCCTTCTTCCAGAACATGTTGAATTTGTACAACTTCTCTGCTAAGGTGATGGCTGACCAGCTCCGCAAGCCTCCCAGCCGGGACCA gtgGAGCATGACCCCCCAGACAGTGAATGCCTACTACCTTCCAACCAAGAATGAAATCGTCTTCCCCGCCGGCATCCTGCAGGCCCCCTTCTACGCCCGCAACCACCCCAA GGCCCTGAACTTTGGTGGCATCGGCGTGGTGATGGGCCACGAGTTGACACATGCCTTTGATGACCAAG GGCGCGAGTATGACAAGGAAGGGAACCTGCGGCCATGGTGGCAGAATGAGTCGCTGGCAGCCTTCCGGAATCACACGGCCTGCATGGAGGAGCAGTATAGCCAGTACCAGGTCAACGGGGAGAAGCTCAACGGCCGCCAGACGCTGGGGGAGAACATTGCTGACAACGGAGGGCTTAAGGCTGCCTACAAC GCTTACAAAGCATGGCTAAGAAAGCATGGGGAGGAGCAGCAGCTACCAGCCGTGGGGCTCACCAACCACCAGCTCTTCTTTGTGGGATTTGCCCAG GTGTGGTGCTCGGTCCGCACACCCGAGAGCTCTCACGAGGGGCTGGTGACGGACCCCCACAGCCCTGCCCGCTTCCGCGTGCTGGGCACGCTCGCCAACTCCCGTGACTTCCTGCGGCACTTCGGCTGCCCTGTCGGCTCCCCCATGAACTCAGGGCTGCTTTGTGAGGTGTGGTAG
- the LOC132424877 gene encoding endothelin-converting enzyme 2 isoform X1 has translation MSVALQEMSGGGNMVEYKRATLRDEDAPETPVEGGASPDAVEVGFRKRTRHLLGSHTQLELVLAGVSLLLAAVLLGCLVALWVQYHRDPSHSTCLTEACIRVAGKILESLDRGVSPCEDFYQFSCGGWIRRNPLPDGRSRWNTFNSLWDQNQAILKHLLENTTFNSSSEAERKTQRFYLSCLQVERIEELGAQPLRDLIDKIGGWNITGPWDQDNFMEVLKAVAGTYRATPFFTVYISADSKSSNSNVIQVDQSGLFLPSRDYYLNRTANEKVLTAYLDYMEELGMLLGGHPASTREQMQQVLELEIQLANITVPQDQRRDEEKIYHKMSIAELQALAPSMDWLEFLSFLLSPLELGDSEPVVVYGTDYLQQVSELINRTEPSVLNNYLIWNLVQKTTSSLDRRFESAQEKLLETLYGTKKSCTPRWQTCISNTDDALGFALGSLFVKATFDRQSKEIAEGMISEIRTAFEEALGQLVWMDEKTRQAAKEKADAIYDMIGFPDFILEPKELDDVYDGYEVSEDSFFQNMLNLYNFSAKVMADQLRKPPSRDQWSMTPQTVNAYYLPTKNEIVFPAGILQAPFYARNHPKALNFGGIGVVMGHELTHAFDDQGREYDKEGNLRPWWQNESLAAFRNHTACMEEQYSQYQVNGEKLNGRQTLGENIADNGGLKAAYNAYKAWLRKHGEEQQLPAVGLTNHQLFFVGFAQVWCSVRTPESSHEGLVTDPHSPARFRVLGTLANSRDFLRHFGCPVGSPMNSGLLCEVW, from the exons ATGAGCGTCGCGCTGCAGGAGATGAGCGGCGGCGGCAAC ATGGTGGAGTACAAACGCGCCACGCTGCGGGATGAAGACGCACCCGAGACCCCCGTAGAGGGCGGGGCCTCCCCGGACGCCGTGGAG GTGGGATTCCGGAAGAGGACAAGACACCTCTTGGGCTCGCACACCCAGCTGGAGCTGGTCTTGGCTGGTGTCTCTCTACTGCTGGCTGCAGTGCTTCTGGGTTGCTTGGTGGCCCTGTGGGTCCAGTACCACAGAG ACCCATCCCACAGCACTTGCCTCACGGAGGCCTGCATTCGAGTGGCTGGAAAAATCTTGGAGTCCCTGGACCGTGGGGTGAGCCCCTGTGAAGACTTTTACCAGTTCTCCTGTGGAGGCTGGATTCGGAGAAACCCTCTGCCTGATGGGCGTTCTCGCTGGAACACCTTCAACAGCCTCTGGGACCAGAACCAGGCCATACTGAAGCACCTGCTCG AAAACACCACCTTCAACTCCAGCAGTGAAGCTGAGCGGAAGACACAGCGCTTCTACCTCTCCTGCCTACAGGTGGAGCGCATTGAAGAGCTGGGAGCCCAGCCGCTGCGAGACCTCATTGACAAG ATTGGTGGTTGGAACATTACGGGGCCCTGGGACCAGGACAACTTCATGGAGGTGCTGAAGGCAGTAGCAGGGACCTACAGGGCCACCCCCTTCTTCACTGTCTACATCAGTGCCGACTCTAAGAGTTCCAACAGCAATGTTATCCAG GTGGACCAGTCTGGGCTCTTTCTGCCCTCTCGAGATTACTACCTAAACAGGACTGCCAATGAGAAA GTGCTTACCGCCTACCTGGACTACATGGAGGAGCTGGGGATGCTGCTAGGAGGACATCCAGCCTCCACGCGGGAGCAGATGCAGCAGGTGCTGGAGCTGGAGATACAACTGGCCAACATCACGGTGCCCCAGGACCAGCGGCGGGATGAGGAGAAGATCTACCACAAGATGAGCATCGCAGAGCTGCAG GCCCTGGCGCCCTCCATGGACTGGCTGGAGTTCCTGTCCTTCTTGCTGTCGCCGCTGGAGCTGGGTGATTCTGAGCCTGTGGTGGTGTATGGGACGGATTATTTGCAGCAGGTGTCAGAGCTCATCAACCGCACAGAGCCAAG TGTCCTGAACAATTACCTGATCTGGAACCTGGTACAGAAGACAACATCAAGCCTGGACCGCCGCTTTGAGTCTGCACAAGAGAAGCTGCTGGAGACCCTCTATGGCACCAAGAAG TCCTGCACACCAAGGTGGCAGACCTGCATCTCCAACACGGACGACGCCCTTGGCTTCGCTCTGGGCTCCCTCTTTGTGAAGGCCACGTTTGACCGGCAGAGTAAGGAAATT GCAGAGGGGATGATCAGCGAGATCCGGACTGCCTTTGAGGAGGCCCTGGGACAGTTGGTTTGGATGGATGAGAAGACCCGCCAGGCAGCCAAGGAGAAA GCAGATGCCATCTATGATATGATTGGTTTCCCAGACTTCATCCTGGAGCCCAAAGAGCTGGATGATGTTTATGATGGG TATGAAGTGTCTGAAGATTCCTTCTTCCAGAACATGTTGAATTTGTACAACTTCTCTGCTAAGGTGATGGCTGACCAGCTCCGCAAGCCTCCCAGCCGGGACCA gtgGAGCATGACCCCCCAGACAGTGAATGCCTACTACCTTCCAACCAAGAATGAAATCGTCTTCCCCGCCGGCATCCTGCAGGCCCCCTTCTACGCCCGCAACCACCCCAA GGCCCTGAACTTTGGTGGCATCGGCGTGGTGATGGGCCACGAGTTGACACATGCCTTTGATGACCAAG GGCGCGAGTATGACAAGGAAGGGAACCTGCGGCCATGGTGGCAGAATGAGTCGCTGGCAGCCTTCCGGAATCACACGGCCTGCATGGAGGAGCAGTATAGCCAGTACCAGGTCAACGGGGAGAAGCTCAACGGCCGCCAGACGCTGGGGGAGAACATTGCTGACAACGGAGGGCTTAAGGCTGCCTACAAC GCTTACAAAGCATGGCTAAGAAAGCATGGGGAGGAGCAGCAGCTACCAGCCGTGGGGCTCACCAACCACCAGCTCTTCTTTGTGGGATTTGCCCAG GTGTGGTGCTCGGTCCGCACACCCGAGAGCTCTCACGAGGGGCTGGTGACGGACCCCCACAGCCCTGCCCGCTTCCGCGTGCTGGGCACGCTCGCCAACTCCCGTGACTTCCTGCGGCACTTCGGCTGCCCTGTCGGCTCCCCCATGAACTCAGGGCTGCTTTGTGAGGTGTGGTAG